One segment of Hippopotamus amphibius kiboko isolate mHipAmp2 chromosome 2, mHipAmp2.hap2, whole genome shotgun sequence DNA contains the following:
- the GTF3C5 gene encoding general transcription factor 3C polypeptide 5 isoform X4 — MFDIESLGIVSTVYKFQGMSDFQYLAVHTEAGGRQMSMYSKVLMLKPEKESFFHQDLPLYIPPPIFSRLDTPVDYSYRPETQHREGYNNPPISGENLIGLSRARRPHNAIFVNFEGDEVPEQPLDAAVQTWRKVCTNPIDHKVEEDLRKLFEIRPIWSRNAVKANISVHPDKLKVLLPFMAYYMITGPWRSLWIRFGYDPRKHPDAKVYQVLDFRIRCGMKYGYAPSDMPVKAKRSTYNYSLPITVKKTGSQLVAMRDLQQGLGSSGSASARKLASNKYKLKDSVYIFREGALPPYRQMFYQFCDLNVEELQKLIHRNDGAESFCTERDGWCLPKTSDDLRDAMSLMIRQTIRSKRPGASPGTHAALSFGPALFSSPTKADSGKEQLTCESGEDEEEEEDEEEEEDFKPSDGSENEMETEILDYV; from the exons GGATGTCTGACTTCCAGTACCTGGCCGTGCACACGGAGGCGGGCGGCAGGCAGATGTCCATGTATAGCAAGGTGCTCATGCTGAAGCCTGAGAAGGAGAGCTTCTTCCACCAGGACCTGCCGCTCTACATCCCCCCGCCCATCTTCTCCAGGCTGGACACCCCTGTGGACTACTCCTACCGCCCGGAGACTCAGCACCG GGAAGGCTACAACAACCCCCCCATCTCAGGCGAGAACCTGATTGGCCTGAGCAGGGCCCGGCGCCCCCACAACGCCATCTTTGTCAACTTCGAGGGGGACGAGGTGCCCGAGCAGCCGCTAGACGCCGCAGTCCAGACGTGGAGGAAGGTCTGCACCAACCCCATAGACCACAAGGTGGAGGAGGACCTGAGAAAG CTGTTTGAAATCCGTCCCATCTGGTCACGTAACGCCGTCAAGGCCAACATCAGCGTCCACCCAGACAAGCTCAAGGTCTTGCTGCCCTTCATGGCCTATTACATG ATAACAGGCCCCTGGAGAAGCCTGTGGATCCGATTCGGGTACGACCCCCGAAAACACCCAGACGCCAAGGTTTATCAGGTCCTTGACTTCCGAATCCGCTGTGGAATGAAATATG GTTACGCTCCCAGTGACATGCCCGTCAAGGCCAAGCGCAGCACCTACAACTACAGCCTCCCCATCACCGTCAAAAAGACAG GCAGCCAGCTCGTCGCCATGCGTGACCTGCAGCAGGGCCTGGGTTCCTCTGGGTCAGCCAGTGCACGCAAGTTGGCCTCCAACAAGTACAAGCTCAAG GACTCGGTCTACATCTTCCGGGAGGGGGCCCTGCCGCCGTACCGACAGATGTTCTACCAGTTTTGCGACTTGAATGTGGAAGA GCTGCAGAAGCTCATCCACCGCAATGACGGGGCTGAGAGTTTCTGCACAGAGCGCGACGGCTGGTGCCTCCCCAAGACCAGCGACGACCTGAGGGATGCGATGTCCCTCATGATCCGGCAGACGATCCGCTCCAAGAGGCCTG GAGCCAGCCCTGGGACACACGCGGCCTTGTCTTTTGGCCCAGCTCTCTTCTCCAGCCCGACCAAAGCTGACAGTGGGAAAGAGCAGCTGACCTGTGAATCcggggaggatgaggaggaggaggaggatgaagaggaggaggaggacttcAAGCCATCGGATGGGAGTGAGAACGAGATGGAGACGGAGATTCTGGACTACGTGTGA